The Cydia fagiglandana chromosome 14, ilCydFagi1.1, whole genome shotgun sequence genome contains the following window.
GTGCAGCAATTATGCGATTTGGCGATCAATGTTTTACTGAAAGTGGCAATATCTGCCGCCATTACAAAATACCTTACATCCCTAAACTTATTCGAATTTATTAGATTGCCacaattttttcgagtgtgtgacataggtatacatatttcaatttcaaagcCTTTTATTATCGAACAAACAGAACATACCGTACAGTTAATAATGTTTAatacacatttatttatatgtttgtAACAACTGTCGGCTCGACGTTGACACGAAGGCCTCCTCCATTGCCTTCCATGCCTCTCTCTGCGTGGAACAACGGCCCGCAGAGATGTGGTGCATCGTATGTCAACACTCACGAGGTCTATAAATTTGGGCTTCACTGGCCCCTGAAATAAGCCACCATGGCCGCTGGGATCAGACCCGGGCCATAAATAAAATCCACcacactattaaataaaatggattaTGAAACGTACTTATAACTAATAACTTTTACGTCACCGTCATCCATTTgaacagtttttagaaaaacGTCGTCTATTTTAAATACCGTCAGAAGATCTGTAGGGACATGGCGGTGACGCGGATTGGAGTCCCGCGGATTAAAGGGTTCTGGTCCCGTCCTTGTGTAACCTTCTGAGATATGTATTTGGAGTCAGAATGAATCGGTGTTATAATATAAGTGAACCTTTTTTAACCTCATCTCCTCAATAGGGTCATCATACCTAAAGATCTAAATTAAATTCACCTGTCACGGGTTTCTAATTTACGCATCTACATGCATAATGATGGATAAGGAATGCCTTTTcccaatttatattttatgtcaCAATCGAATTCTTGTATTTTAAACCCTACGAGCTACGAGGTACTTACCCGTGGTAACATATGCCTTTTTGTAAACGCCGCCCGTAACGAATTGCAATCGGTtactaaattaaaaaatgtaaaaaataataatgttgttgttgtttgtaatGTGGTAAATGGTATCTCTAGTAGATATGTCCAAAATTTTGTCAAAGAGGAGGCCACCGCTTATGTCTGTAATTCACCCTAAAAGCATTTTGGGTTGGCTGATTGTTAGGCCTCCGTCTACCATTTGGTTGGCCAACCGTGAGGAATGTCACCCCTAAAAATAGTTGGTCCAACGGTAGGGTCAACGTAAGCCATCCCATGTTGGGCCAATCGGCCCATTAAAATGTTGAGCACTTTAAGTAGTACGATgcgaaattaaattataatgaaTCATTTATGACATTGAcatgttattataaaaaaaagtttcaataTGACGAGGTTCTAAGTTCGTGACACAACTTTCCCGTCCAGTTACACAGAACTGCTAAATTTTTAGTAAATAGCTTCTCTAAAATTCTTCTTATGATAACTGTCATCTTGTTTCCACCTACAAGGCTGAGATATATATGTTAcctgaaaatataaataacaaattcCTGTTAATTAGCAAGTCGGAACGGAACTCGTGAGCATCATTGAAAATCACAACAGAAGTCAGTCAGTCTCGGTTGATGCCAGGGATCTACTTAGCATTTATTTTACGTCAAATATAGTTAGGTCGTAAGCTTGCGCTTTGTGATAGTCTGCATTAGTTACGGGGTGACAAAGCTTAAATGctaaacatgaaaaaaaaagtcaGTTTAGCGGTCTGGCTCTGGCTAATAGTCTGCTAATATTTAAGAATGAATTTATTAGTAAATTTACCAAAATTTTCCCATTTTCTGTAATTGCAATCCAGAATTCGATTTAGGACAAGTCCACGCTGTCCTCACACGGTACTTTTATGTCCGCAGTCTTTTATGCATATGCCAAAAAGTGTTGCTCCTCTGGCGAAGACTGACGTCTATGCCTTTGATGCAAGTTCATTTCTTTACTAATCATGTGTCTCATAATATGATTCACCGAGCTAGTTGGTGAATTCCCACTGCATTGcatgactgtacagtcagcgtccTATAGGAGATTTGTTAGGCGCAGGTCTTTAAAGGAAACGccaacataatttttaaattaagacTATATTTCCACTTCCATATGTACCAAAGATTACCGTTAAACTAACTTGAGCATTTTGTTACTCTACCTACATATCAAAATGTACGGTATGTATCGTACAGCATGCAGCTGCGATTTCGTCGGCTTGTGTTAGGTTGAGTAACCCTATATTTATGGGAAACTTCATAAATTCAACCACTTTACTTTCTTGATACCAAATATCCTCGAATTGTTGGTCCTCCACTACGTGCAAAGTACAAGCTAGAAGAAACTACTAGTATTTACTCGTTTACatccaaattggtgggtataaactatttagtgTGTTGAAAagggcatataaatttgaaatacaGGTACATTTTGTAAGCCACTACTGGTTTAAGTATTAGGTACTCAAAAtcgtaagaaatgtattttaagAGCGGCACTTCATACATGTAATTacttgtcacaaaaaaatgagaAGAGTCAAATCCTGAACTTTAATTACACACCAAGCAAACTAGAACTTAGCATCCatatagatctcaattctttttCCGGCGAAGTCAACAACGACgaatattcttaatattgaacttggctctcgtttcacatttatgtttttcatGGAATTAATTTCCACCATAGCAGAGAGCGGTATTCTTAAAAGATTCAGCAAACATAAAAATAGGAAACGGCTGAGCCTTTGCTGTTACTGCCATTATGAAAGAAGCAAAGTTTCCATCAACTTCTTCAGCCACACAGTCATATGCTTGTTTCTTTTGAGTATTACTTAGGAATCTGCGGTCTATCATAATTGCAGCATAATGCACACCGTGAAGTGCCATTTCCTTGTGTTccacaaaaacatttttttgtactttGGCCCGACCGACCAATTTACAGTACTAGGTACGCGACAAGGCCTATGCAGTTAATTTTTTGCATACTGCACATGTCCATTTCTTGATAAACATTCCTTCAACACATTCCacaacatcaacatttcttaGTTATCATCACCTTGGTGGTGGTTTTAATATCCCTTGTGCACACTAAGCCGACCCTTTAAAATAATACACTATTATGCTATTTGATTCGGTCaagttatgttctaatgtatggtgCAGACAACAAAATTGTATCCAACTTGAAAAGAATGTAGTAAGATACCTTTGGGGATCTATATCCAATGGTTTGTGTCATAGCAAACAATAGTATGTGCTATATAACACTCATCGTGCAGTTCATCTTCTCCATCACACACATGTCCATTTCTTGGTACACGTTAGTTTTAATATCCTTTGTATGCACAAAGCAAACTAGAACTTATCATCCATATAGATCTCAATTCCTTTTCCGGCGAAGTCAACAACGACgaatattcttaatattgaacttggctctcgtttcacatttatgtttttgatggaatTAATTTCCACCACAGCAGAGGGCAGGTGTTCTTAAAAGATACACCAAACATAAATTTGGGAAACGGCTGAGTCTTTGCTGTTAGTTTCATTATAAAAGAACCCAAGTTTCCATCATTACTTTTGAGTATTACTTAGGCCGTGGTTTTTCTGGCCCGTCACACGCGACCGGCGGCGTCTGGACGTGCGTCGCACGCTGTGCCACACGCCGTCGGTCGCGGGTGCGTGGGTTTTCTGGCCCGCGGCCACCCGTCGTCGGGGAAGGAGCTCAGTCGCATTGTGCCCGCTTTGAGAATTGGTGTGCTGTGCTttaaatgaaatgaatagaaaaatactaacatttttattgttagaagaagaagaagacgatgaaatattaatattatcaaaaaataaaagagaGCCAACCGATATATTTAAAAATCGGGAAAATGAAGGTGCATTTTTTAACCTGGTTCTCAAACACTTGATGTGCAATGAAGAAAAATTTACATCTTATTTTCGACTAACTCGAGAACAGTTTGCAAAAGTATTGAATCTGATTGAAAGTGATATTACTACGAAGCGAAGTAATAAATATCCTGTGCCTATTTCTCCAGCTCAAAAACTAGCGGTGTCGATAAGGTATgtacatttaataaaataaatcgaaacaataataatcatttatttgtaattgaaaattaatttaacaaaaagTTAATGTTTACAAATATGTAGCCATATACTTAGACAGTTCTTATTTGCTTAATCAAaaaatcaacatttttttataatacataattaGGTTCACCTTACTttacttattaaatttaataaggcCAGCTATCAGAAGAATCGTAACTTGACGGCATAGGTGTTAATGACAATGATTGGCTATTCTTTATTTCTAGTTCATTAACCATTTGACAAACTTTCAAGCGGGCCTCAGCAATAAGATGCGGTGGAAGTTCGCAAACAATATCTGCCATCGACTCAAAAAATTTGTGTATAGGAGACTTTTTTGGGTCTGATaataatttatcaaaaacaCGTGCTCTTTCGTCTTGCCTGTGTTTTAAAAGAGAAACTAAATCATTcgtttttttacgtttttttacAGTAGGCTCCACAAACGAGTCATCAGTATTTTGTGGAGAATCTACACTCATATTTTTATCTAGATCTAGATACACACTATCTTGAGATGTATTTTGAGGTGTGTTTTCTTCACATATACTCTCGTTTTGTTCTTCACTTATTTGAACCTCTGATTCTACATTTGTAAGCGTGTGTCGCTGTGATGGTGCTTGTGACAGAAAAGTCAATTGTGACATATATTCCCATGTGTTATTATCATTTTTCGCTTGGCCAGTGCCTGAAGCCGCTTTCTTTTTCTTCATATAGTGATCTCTTAAATGTTTCCAGCGTTTTTTTAAATCTGAAACTTAATAAAAGTTTTCATTAAAGTTACGtttaatacttacttatattttttctgTTTCAGATACTTGGCAACAGGAGAAAGTTTACGATCGCTAGCATACCAGTATCGTATTTGTCATTCACatctgtcaaaaatattttatgcaacatttagAGCTATTTGTAAGCATTTAAAACCATTATATTTACCACAAGTGACAGAAGAACTTTTAAAAAATGTTGCAAGTAACTTTTTAGCTAAATGGAATTTTCCTAACTGTTGCGGTGCCTTGGACGGAAAGCACTGCCGTGTGCAATGTCCGCCAAACAGTGGATCGTTATTTTATaactataaacattttttttctgtcgTGTTAATGGCCTTAGTGGATGCAGACTGCAAATTTATATGCGTCGATATTGGATCTTATGGAAAAGAGGGAGACAGTGgtatattttcaaaatcggtaCTAGGAAAGCAGATCGAACATGGTGGATTTCCTTTTCCTGGTGACGCAAGATTACCAGGTTCAGATATTTATTTTCCACACTTTGTCATAGGAGATGGGGGCTTCAAGTTATTGCCTAGACTTATGAAGCCATATTCTAATGCCCAAAGTCAAGTAGATATTCTTAAACGACAATACAACTACAGGCTTagtcccgccgtttcgcttgtctaagacacttttcctattgggtcgtgtttaagctccaacttccccctctcgtgtgacgcttcgggccttcggccctacgcggagctcgaccttcggccttcgcgagcctcgacgctccgttatcaagacagttgactttgtagaacgcttggaggcaccgcattcacgcagctcggccttcggcctcgcatgcttgggaaatcgtaaggtccgcatgcgagcacttcattcccgcagctcggccttcggcctcgcgtgcttggggaatcgtaagggacgctccgggccttcggccctacgcggagctcggccttcggccttcgctgggtttcgaag
Protein-coding sequences here:
- the LOC134670825 gene encoding transcription factor Adf-1-like, producing MSHFNKDNDELLINLIRCNPILFDASDKDYKNNNLKHRKWENISETMKIPGECLFTILHSYSSCTTKPVVVLSFKNIYLTLDLKKRWKHLRDHYMKKKKAASGTGQAKNDNNTWEYMSQLTFLSQAPSQRHTLTNVESEVQISEEQNESICEENTPQNTSQDSVYLDLDKNMSVDSPQNTDDSFVEPTVKKRKKTNDLVSLLKHRQDERARVFDKLLSDPKKSPIHKFFESMADIVCELPPHLIAEARLKVCQMVNELEIKNSQSLSLTPMPSSYDSSDSWPY